One Brassica napus cultivar Da-Ae chromosome C4, Da-Ae, whole genome shotgun sequence genomic region harbors:
- the LOC125585580 gene encoding uncharacterized protein LOC125585580: MCNKKIPPPVPVHRPITRKFAAQLAENNPQTKKEVVMTMRTRGGGEAVLHLLNRTRELYRRRIQETASVDQLDSIFVECAITEAQPLGHEPTSSTDLNGTRERVTADAHGNSILEKSVLV; encoded by the exons ATGTGTAACAAGAAGATTCCACCACCTGTTCCAGTGCATCGACCAATCACTAG aaagTTTGCTGCTCAATTAGCTGAGAATAATCCCCAAACCAAGAAGGAG GTAGTGATGACGATGAGAACACGAGGAGGAGGTGAGGCTGTACTTCATTTACTAAACCGTACCCGTGAGCTTTACAGGCGTAGAATCCAAGAAACAGCTAGTGTGGATCAGCTGGATTCTATATTTGTAGAGTGTGCCATTACAGAAGCACAGCCTCTTGGGCACGAGCCAACATCATCAACAGACCTAAATGGCACCAGAGAAAGAGTTACAGCGGATGCTCATGGGAACTCTATCCTGGAGAAAAGCGTACTGGTGTAG
- the LOC106345622 gene encoding jacalin-related lectin 10, whose product MPSFFINHYSTSIMFIIYICFFLTSAIIDSNGLAMAQKLEPIGGKGGKQWDDGIDHDYVTKVYIRGGREGIHYIKFDYVKDGQSIDGLIHGVSGDGFTHTLEIDQSNYEHIVSVDGYYDDKTGVMQALQFKTNLKTFDLIGYPKGTSKFSLGFDGKIIIGFYGFSGRFLNSLGAYLRKTPPTKSGLVGGLYGGEYWDDGPNYDGVRKVYVTYTNYLIRSISTDYDKDGQVVTSSHGSKNGETKEFVIDYPNEYLTSVEGTYNTIPEDGVLVVRSLIFKTSKGRISPTYGFVSGTQFVLESQGNVIVGFYGRDGGGFDAIGVYFSPIITP is encoded by the exons ATGCCCAGTTTCTTCATCAATCACTACAGCACATCGATCATGTTTATCATctatatttgtttctttctcaCCTCAGCCATTATAG ATTCCAATGGGCTAGCCATGGCCCAAAAGTTGGAACCAATTGGTGGGAAAGGGGGCAAGCAGTGGGATGATGGAATTGACCACGACTATGTAACAAAAGTTTATATACGAGGTGGTCGTGAAGGAATTCACTACATCAAATTTGATTATGTCAAGGATGGACAATCCATAGATGGATTAATCCATGGTGTTTCCGGTGATGGGTTTACACATACG TTGGAGATTGACCAATCCAATTATGAACACATTGTATCTGTGGATGGTTACTACGATGACAAGACCGGCGTGATGCAAGCCCTTCAATTCAAAACAAATCTGAAGACCTTTGACTTGATTGGGTATCCAAAGGGCACTAGTAAATTTTCACTAGGATTCGACGGCAAGATTATCATTGGCTTTTATGGGTTTTCTGGAAGATTCCTAAACTCTCTCGGAGCATATTTAAGAAAGACTCCTCCTACTAAATCGGGACTCGTAGGTGGTTTATATGGTGGCGAATATTGGGATGATGGTCCTAATTATGACGGTGTAAGAAAGGTGTACGTTACTTATACTAACTATCTTATAAGGAGTATAAGCACTGACTACGACAAAGACGGCCAAGTGGTAACATCTTCTCACGGGAGCAAAAATGGAGAGACAAAGGAG TTTGTGATCGACTATCCAAATGAATATTTGACATCAGTGGAGGGCACCTACAACACAATCCCTGAAGATGGCGTTTTGGTTGTTAGGTCATTgattttcaaaacatcaaaaggGAGAATTTCTCCAACGTATGGATTTGTGTCTGGTACCCAGTTCGTGTTGGAGAGCCAAGGTAATGTTATTGTTGGGTTTTATGGACGTGATGGTGGTGGTTTCGATGCTATTGGAGTTTATTTCTCACCGATTATTACTCCGTAA
- the LOC106345623 gene encoding uncharacterized protein LOC106345623 — protein MSYSSLKLPIFLILSSLLHAALGEEIICENLPTSICAFSISATGKRCLLETANVAGEYTCRNSAVEVEGIVNHVESDECVAACGVDRKTVGISSDAMMEPGFAAKLCSPACFDYCPNILDLYFNLAAGEGAFLPDLCDAQRTNPHRSMMEMFSSGGAPEPAPGPVSDSSAPALAPAAM, from the exons atGTCTTATTCTTCCCTCAAATTGCCAATCTTTCTCATTCTCTCATCTCTTCTCCATGCCGCTTTAG GGGAAGAAATCATTTGCGAGAATCTGCCCACTAGTATCTGCGCGTTCTCGATATCGGCTACCGGGAAAAGATGTTTATTGGAGACAGCTAACGTTGCCGGAGAATACACTTGCCGGAATTCCGCGGTGGAGGTTGAAGGAATTGTAAACCACGTGGAGAGCGATGAGTGTGTAGCCGCTTGTGGTGTTGATCGGAAAACCGTAGGGATCTCCTCGGACGCAATGATGGAGCCAGGCTTCGCCGCTAAGCTTTGCTCTCCTGCTTGTTTCGATTATTGCCCTAACATTCTTGATCTTTATTTCAATCTCGCCGCCGGTGAAG GTGCATTTTTACCTGATCTGTGTGATGCTCAACGGACAAATCCACACCGTTCGATGATGGAAATGTTCAGTTCCGGTGGGGCTCCTGAGCCTGCTCCAGGCCCTGTCTCCGACTCCTCAGCCCCTGCTCTAGCTCCGGCTGCTATGTAA